A portion of the Hoplias malabaricus isolate fHopMal1 chromosome 1, fHopMal1.hap1, whole genome shotgun sequence genome contains these proteins:
- the abch1 gene encoding ABC transporter G family member 20 yields MMKADLEAPLSAAIQCRDVCRSYGKLKVLSSLNLTVPQGEIYGLLGPSGCGKTTLLKCIVGTLKISRGHITVLGKPPAFPGHEVPGRMVGYMPQDIALYNEFTISNTLWFFGRIHGLSSKETEDRMNFLIDFLDLPQKNSLVRNLSGGQRRRVSLGAALLQNPQLLILDEPTVGVDPVLRAKIWQHLVEIVRGGQVSVIITTHYIEEARQANTVGLMRNGRLLAEANPEEVMKQHNAVTLESAFLQLCEVSDQVGSKDSPQAPGHTHSPSPDSLRDESRELLGKNIPAATDIPKIKADWKVKARHVIPKWRNIAALTIKTMVRMRRNPGSMCFQFLLPVIQICLMCLCIGGDPKGIEVAVVNNETSSSAYSRSLLSFLDNSSIIQVNLSHSAAFDGIHNGEYWGVIEFGQNFTSYLTKRMLQPRVSKEVVEGGSVHVWLDLTNRQIAIMLQKKLHEAFQMFVDSKMGGLAYLVSVPVKFEEPVYGSQNTDFTTFVTPGAVLSITFYLAVGLTALSFVLERKEGLLDRCWVAGVSSLETMLAHLFSQLLVISVQIILLLIFILLVFKIPNEGSLALVVTLIVLQGVTGISFGLVISSAIDDEQSANQAALGIFYPNLIISGVIWPVECIPYPLRYLSLVLPQTYASEALRCIMYRGWGLSRMMVWRGFAVTIGWNMFFLILATVILKLRT; encoded by the exons atgaTGAAGGCTGATTTAGAGGCTCCTCTCTCTGCTGCTATTCAGTGCCGGGACGTGTGTCGTTCCTATGGGAAATTGAAAGTGCTCAGCAGCCTAAACCTAACAGTTCCACAGGGTGAAAT ttatgGGTTGCTTGGCCCCAGCGGCTGCGGGAAGACCACGCTGCTGAAATGCATTGTAGGAACTTTGAAGATTTCCAGAGGGCACATAACTGTTCTTGGAAAACCGCCAGCGTTCCCCGGTCATGAGGTGCCAGGAAGAATGGTGGGATATATGCCACAG GACATTGCGCTTTATAATGAATTCACCATCAGCAACACACTTTGGTTCTTCGGCCGCATTCACGGCCTTTCCTCCAAAGAGACAGAGGATAGAATGAACTTCCTGATTGACTTCCTAGACCTCCCACAGAAAAACAGCCTGGTCAGAAACCTCag TGGTGGTCAGCGGCGGCGTGTATCGCTTGGCGCTGCTCTTCTTCAAAACCCTCAGCTCCTCATCCTGGATGAACCTACTGTAGGAGTGGACCCTGTTCTACGGGCCAA AATTTGGCAGCACCTGGTGGAGATCGTCAGAGGTGGACAGGTGTCCGTCATCATCACCACACATTACATAGAGGAGGCCAGACAAGCAAACACA GTTGGTTTAATGAGGAATGGGAGACTGTTGGCTGAAGCAAATCCTGAGGAAGTTATGAAACAACACAATGCAGTA acCCTGGAAAGCGCATTTCTACAGCTTTGTGAGGTTTCAGACCAAGTGGGGTCTAAAGACAGCCCTCAGGCTCCtggccacacacacagcccatcTCCAGACAGCCTAAGGGATGAGAGCAGAGAACTCCTAGGGAAGAACATTCCAGCAGCTACAGACATCCCTAAAATAAAAG cgGACTGGAAGGTGAAGGCAAGACATGTCATTCCAAAATGGCGAAATATAGCAGCACTGACGATCAAAACAATGGTGCGGATGAGGAGAAATCCTGg TTCCATGTGTTTCCAGTTTCTCCTGCCAGTGATTCAGATCTGtctgatgtgtttgtgtatcgGAGGTGACCCGAAGGGCATTGAGGTGGCTGTGGTCAATAACGAAACAAGCTCCAGCGCCTACAGTcgttctcttctctctttccttgACAACAGTAGCATCATCCAG GTGAACCTCTCTCATTCAGCGGCATTTGATGGCATCCATAATGGAGAGTACTGGGGGGTCATAGAGTTTGGCCAGAACTTCACCAGCTACCTGACCAAGAG AATGCTCCAGCCCAGAGTGTCTAAAGAAGTTGTTGAAGGAGGGTCTGTTCACGTCTGGCTGGACTTGACTA acagaCAGATAGCAATTATGCTACAAAAGAAACTCCATGAAGCATTTCAG ATGTTTGTTGACAGTAAGATGGGTGGTCTGGCCTACCTCGTCTCTGTTCCTGTGAAG TTTGAGGAGCCCGTATATGGCAGTCAGAACACAGATTTCACTACGTTTGTGACCCCAGGAGCAGTCCTGAG tatcACCTTTTATCTGGCTGTGGGGCTGACAGCACTCTCCTTCGTGCTGGAAAGGAAGGAGGGGCTGCTTGACAGGTGCTGGGTGGCAG GGGTCAGTTCTCTGGAGACAATGCTGGCTCACCTCTTCTCTCAGCTGCTGGTCATTAGTGTCCAAATCATTCTCCTGCTGATCTTTATTCTTCTCGTTTTCAAG attcctAATGAGGGGTCTCTGGCTCTAGTGGTTACTCTGATTGTGCTGCAGGGTGTAACAGGAATCTCGTTTGGATTGGTCATCTCCTCTGCCATTGATGATGAGCAATCTGCCAATCAGGCAGCTCTGGGCATCTTCTACCCTAACCTCATCATCAGCG gtgttATTTGGCCGGTGGAGTGTATTCCATACCCTCTGAGATATCTGAGTCTGGTGCTGCCTCAAACGTACGCTTCTGAGGCCCTACGCTGCATTATGTACCGAG